Within the Schistosoma mansoni, WGS project CABG00000000 data, supercontig 0080, strain Puerto Rico, whole genome shotgun sequence genome, the region CCAATTTTATCCAGTGATGTACAACACTTACTTacacgcctgttacccctcgtgaaggagcataggccgaccacTAGCATCATacatcaaactctgtcctgttcaatcctttccagttgctattgatCCTTTTGATGTTTGCTTCCGATTtccgacgcagtgtgttctttgaccttcctttTTTCCtcttccttcaggattccaggtaacgacttgcctcgtgatgcagcttGGTGACTTccgcaatgtatgtcctatccacatccAGAGTGCAGAGTATCTATGCCTACATGTATCCTATGAGAGTCAGATCAGTTTGATCTGTACCTTTCAGGTATATACACGACATATATCTACATAAAAACAGAAACTGTTAAGAAGACTGAATTCATGTCTACACATGTGCTTTGGAGTGCATAATTCCTCTGACCTGTGTATTTCAGATATGCATGTAACGTGTAAAATTCTGCAACTGGGACTTAAATGCTAACAAGTAGTAAATACCAATGAATGGGAATGGAGACCGTCTGTCCTACGACAATAGTACCTACGTTTGCGTTTATGTCTAATTTTGAAATTCTGTCGAAATGATCATCCACTTCCTAATTTATTCATCACAAATATTAATAGTTAATGGTAAACCTCTCAAGTATTTAATCATTTTGGCTTATTTCTTAATCAAGTTGATGGATATTTCGAATACACTTTGAGCAATATTAAAGTGGCTTATTGTATGATATTTAgcataaatgaatattatttgtCAATTTACTAAATGACTAGTGAATAATGGAGTGCTGTTTTCACTAAAGATTTGAAATCAATTATCTGAAGTAATATGTAACTGTCTAAAATGAACATGTCCATTGTACTGTAGCCAAACACCTTGGATGAGAAGCTCAAATACAATGAAGGTTAGGGTATGAAATGAAATCGACAAGGAACAGAAATATAAGCCAAACAACAAGAAACAACACAATTATTGAACAATGGAAATATTGCAAACAACCTTAGTCAACATCATGTTCGAATAGTCCCAGTGAATTTTGAGTTTAATTCATTATCAAGTTGTGTACCATCATCTGATgtaaattatatattattatataaactgtGCAACATTTTGTtccatcctactttatggcagtgaaacatggccgataagagtggaggatattcgtaggctactagtattcgaccatAAGTgttttcgaagcattgctcgtatatcttAGGACTACCGAGTAAGttatgcagttgttaggaaacgggtactaggtaaggatggcaaatcggttGGTGAAGTAATgcaacttcatcagttgagatggctgggacatgtgttacgaaTGCCCatccaccgactgccccgacgtacaatgtttcatggtgtaggagtaggttggaagaaagctaggggcggccacaCCAAAACTTGGCAGAAAtacatgaagtcattgacaattggactgagccatgttggtaggtgtagactacctggttgggattcgcgagatgataacaatcgatggtgaaatggctcaaaatcgtttgcatctttttcctctttccaaatttatttcactgtattatactccttcaataacatcttcaaaccctaatctttcacataatacttatactcttactacttctaccactatgtgatttgaatcgacaactgcatctctgtaaTAACGTGGTAtgtcaactcgaactgatgtacgtacgtacgaagttctacgttgtgactgactgactgagtagtagtagtagtagtagtagtagtagatggatgaaatttgaataaaacaataaattgataATTCTCTTTCGGTGGACATTTCTCTAAACATTGTTCAAATAAATCACGAGCACGTTCTAATTTATTTCCACcctatagaataataataaggaaTATAATGATTTAGAGTTATTATCAgaaatgaatgtaaataaataaacaataaaaatatttataaatgagaATTCTGTAATTAATTTTTCCATACTTAAAATGTCAGTAAGTCAGTGTTATAGGCTACTTAGTTGGGGTGTCCAcgcgattatcgtaaccaatgattggagactctgggttatgtggctcagaatcgatcacaatggcgtaggtgtatacactctttatcttcccttaaaccttgagattaaaattgcttcataactttcttccttcctatactatatccttatatacaacctttgttttatatattaccactactaaattaactactatgaattcggtgttcttcttgttgtgctaaaaaggtatggcaacttggacagaTGCATAAATTTGCCTGGTCTAAcgctgtagctgactgactgaaaaagAGAATAGAACTTTTCACTAATTATTTATAAGTGTATAATAAATAtcatcaattttatttatttatttcaacacataaacattgatacaaaggggaACCGATTACATATGCAACACACAAGTAACTTGATTTGTGTGCAGGCTATTATACTGACCGAGTGTCTAGaccgaaacagatggttttcttagagggccacacccggagctatCCATCTAAAGCtctaatccacaaggaagtggagcaacgtaaagagatacagtcccatagtggccggtgaccaacaataagttcatacgccatttgtttcctaaGAATCCCAGAGTTCATGTGAACTActggtttgaaatgagggtttttcaactcccctagatgaaccTTTAGTGTCCACAAACCacgttaaagcgccagacatccGTCGCGAAAAtacagtgagtgggacttccctggtagcggttgtatgcacgtggccatgtgagagtatttcgagagggagagtggactttcCCCACCTTCGGCCTTACCAAGgtatttgattttatattcaTCCATTAGACTGCagaattgttgttgttgttacgtACTTCTCTGCTCCCAAAATTATTATCAGTTAATTATAAACCTCTTTATTCTTAATTTGTACTGTTAATGCTTTATTTAGGTATAATAATCTCTCATATATAGTTCATTCTGATCATTTAATTTGCGTATAAAACCATGTCAATTCTTTTTTGGAATTAAAATGTAGAGACTATATTATCTATCTTTTCCTAGTGGTTTGATTGGAGTAGAATGGAAACAAAAGTGTTAACATATATTaggttattatcagaaggggttttgtggatattatagtaattttaatagttgagatcatgaatcaattgaagctagaccagtatggaaaacttggaagcactgcttgacggccgtttcgtcctattatgagactcctcagcagtgctcatccacgatcccgcctcgcgagattcgaacccaggacctatcagtttcacaCGCGAGCGTTTAACAAAAcagaacactgagccggcatccaatggtgttaatgtctaacttcaaccgattcacgatcccataaataggacgaaaccgccatccagtacttccaggttttccatggtggtctagcttcaattgattcatgatctcatatATTAGATTACTGTAATGGATTATGAgtattattgatttaaacatATGAGAGTAGAGTTATCAGCACAAGTATATTACTTCATAAGATATAAAATACTGAATATCATTTGAAAACTATCAATGACTATTCAAACATATATTTCATAAGAAGAATATTTCTTCTAAATAACCATCCACATAACTGTATAATCAGCAACCTCTCTTCAGTGATATTATCCTAATTAGTATTTAGATAACAAAGACTTTccattttaatacaaatgttattataagaaggaggttttgtggagattttaataatttttttatatagttgagatcatgagtcaattgaaccgttggatgccggctcagtggtctatcggttaagtgctctggcgcgagactgataggtcctgcgttggaatcttgcgaggcgggttcgtgaatgcgcactgctgaggtgtcccacaataggacgaaacgaccgtccagtgcttccaggttttccatggtggtctagcttcaattgactcatgatctcaactatatagacaTTTTATTATAGTCTTTTGAGGATATCAAGATGATTTTTTatagtaattttcatatatcaaCTGGACAAAGCATTACAACCTCTCCCTTTCCAAAAGATCCtagttaattgtttttttttaacatgTTGATTACCGTGTGCACATTACAAACAAGTTGCATATTGGAATGAGATAACTTACCCTTAGATTTGCTAAATTCATCAGTTACTAATATATGACATATATAGACATACTCAACATAGAAACTAATTTCCACATATCAGTGCACTGATACAAAACACTTACGTAACGTTCAATAAACTTAGATAAATAAGTAGCCCATATATCGTAAACATTTGGCCAACGAAATAATGCAACACCTTTTTCATATGCCtataagaaaataaaacaaacatttttgtGCATATATAAGATACAACAAAACACTTAGAACAGATGGGTTATGTGCTAACAACAATGGGTAACTCAGGATacatgtttcatcctatttggaacttgtcaCTTAGATGTGTACCTCTATCCCAAATGTTGACAGTTCATATTAAGACTTAAACATCAAGTACCTTTTACTTGTAAATTTCAACAAAGACTGATTAGAAATTCATTGGTGAATATCAACAAACGAGTTAGTTCAAAACCTTAATAATAACCATTATAATAGAACAAATCACATAATTATTGAATGTATAATTGGCGATGTGATAAACAGAAACAGAAAAATTATGTTATCGATGTCTCTTGTCAATTATAGACAAGTCGctaccaggactcagtggccgagtggaaaacgcgatggcgtttcaagcgaaaggtactgggttcgagtcccaaagtggacatcaactccgagatgcaagtacattcagctgacgagtcccaaataggacgaaacgcgtgtcaaactggattccactgctagctactatccatctttgcttatcttgtcttctttatttatcattaatataCTAATAAGTTATTTGTTATCTGATTGAACATACtttcataatttaatattttgtaCGCAAGTTGAGAGtttcagtgtttttttctaGATGATATTTGAGTTCGTTTTAAGCTTTCACACGTTCTGTTAGTTAGAAGTTAGGGAATCCACCAATCCTGATCTTGGGGGTCATCATAAGTCACCATATGGTTATTATCAAGGTAGAAAATTTGTAGAAATAGTTCAATTTGAAAAGGTATTTTTTATAGCAGATTGAGATCACTTCATCGATTACGGATAACGTAGCTACTATAATAACACAGTGTTCAGTTTCCCAAGTCGTCGTGGCTTAATCAAGCTATATTGGTTGAAAGACATATTCCTTTAGGCCTTAATATACAGTCGACCTTTGGGCACTATAGTCTTGGTCTCAAGTCACCAAAACCACTCGCTAAACCAGTTTTTTCCACTCCCTCAAGTATCGTTCCACGCTGTGGGCAACAGAACGCAACAAACACCTTCATACCCATAACAGAACTCTAAAAGTAGACAAGCATCCCCTATCCTTATATCATTTACCATTACTACTAACATTCATCGTTCAACCTACCTTTTGAATGCTCTTGCCGTTTCTATTATGTTGTTGAATCAGTAAAAAATTTTATGTGGGATTAAACACAAGTGCTAAAAGTACAGAGAAGTTGAACCTCAAAGTCGGCGGGGGATATAATATTACTTAAATATTCTTACTGAACAAAAAATCGACTGTAAAGACGTATTATGCAACAGAGATGATGAATAAGGTTTTAAACTATGATCAAATCATCTTAAGTCCAATGCCTTAATCATTCAATCATCAAGTAGAGTTGTTATGAATACATAGTTTAACAGTTCGATTTCGTAAACCAATTCATTTGATACGAATTAAAAAGTCAAATAGTATCAATAGTCAGTACACATGTGTACAAAACAAGAATACTTTATCACTGGTGAGTATACTGATGTGTTAGAAGTTATAAACCTATCAacttttaactaaataaatagcaaactagaacctctcttGCTTCACCTAATTCAGTTAAGAAAACCGATTAGTAACACACAAGCTCTCAAACACACAAAAAATATAGTTTAAATTTGGGTTTACATACAAAGTTTGTATCTATGCTAGATGAGTTATATGTTATTTACTGAATTAAGTAAATTCATTACAGTTTTATGTATGAAACTAAACATAGCCAAGTATGTTGTGTTGTTTGAAGCAATCAGTAGGAAGACTTGTTTCACCAACGTTCCATGTTAGTTAGCACTCATTCGCAGCAAGATGCACTCACAATTTCGAAGTAATCAGTACACTCCGTGTGATTGGAACACATTTCGATCAGTTTCATAGCCTGAGACGTTAAGACTGATCTATTCAGGCTGCAGTTCCCCTCTATCATGactgaatacagtggtcttgagtgcagttacgggtatgagggcagttatcacttcccggctgcccacaccgtggaagggttcttctaaaggtacctgaaaaggaaattgggttagaagtggtcttaatgatctgagggcgtgaccgcagtgcccaagggacaactgcttgaggtcggtcacgcacggcctttttgtgggggatttttgacgtgttagctccgttcttcaaaggaccttaccgccggagacggaaatccgtgggataaggcgaagtgtgcatttttagggtcgacatttcctaaccccacccctccttgtgggaaggcagcatcgctgctatgctggttgtctgaaggaaacaccttactactgtcacacctctgtacagtcagcagtacgacctcgccttcggaccttgggtttgctgcttttagtcttaccgctcttcaaccgacctttctggcatggtaggacgttgaggaacaattgttccagccagtatagctcgattggttcatcacgatgggtaagcccgaccaccacgtcaaggtagaaGCAACGGTCGGGTCCATCATGACTGATATGTACAGCAATCAGTCAACAAGAGTATCAACAATGACCAAGTATACAGAAACTATTGTGGAACAATATACCAATCAGACTAATCATATACATACACAACATGAGAAAAAAAGTGAAACACAAAATCATTATAAACAATTTCAACTAACTTTAAAAGCATcttcaaaataatttaactcTTCCAGGAATAAAGCATAATTCATAATAATTTGAGGAGTTGCTATACGTAAATCAATCATTCGATCATAGGCAGCCTATAAGTATTATATAATAAAGAGAAAAATAGGTATAAATACATATTACCtacaaaatatcaacaatgtaACCAAAAAATCATATAAAGATTATGCCAAGTAAAAAGTGACTGGAAAAAATACTTTTATGCAAACAGGTTAATTGAATAGTCTTCCTATAGGAAAACAGATTTCAGTGATGTAGAAAACAGAAATGTTATGTAAGGCGTTGGTTGGAGTTAGTCGACAAAAAATACCGGAACTCGATTTGACGTTTTTTTGCACTCTTCATGTAATATCAAGTCCGAGTCTTCCAGGTAGCATCAGTCCCCTtaagattacaagtacacccagctgacgaatGCTGAATGGTACGAAACCTATGTTTAGGGTTTTTTGACGACTAACTCCAATTAACAACTTACATCCCGACATAATGAACGTAATCCCGAGTCACTTAAACTAGTGGCCAAGTTGCAACTTGACCGATAGGATTCCATTAGTGCTAAGACGGAgttgaaataaataacattggcccaggacagagtgggttggagaatgctggtcagcggcctatgccccactgggagtaacaagcgtaagtaagtaagtaccatTCAAAGACTAATTAATTGAAAACAAGCGTGTTATCATTGGTATACTTAACAACATCTAACAGTCCCTGTTTGTGTAATCCAACTCGGATAATATGAAATAGACGGAATGTGGCTGGCATATATActctctgtcagggaagtcctactcactgccttctcgtggcattactgttgtttacgaaagtcaGAAGACGAGAAGCGGAATCGAAACTCCGGCGTTtgaactgggttggtggacatggaggatccacctagggaagttggaaaatcctcattccaaaccaatggtacacatgggctccaggatcctgagggaacaaatgaagtatgaaccaattgttcgtcaccggctaccatgggactgtatctccttacatTGCTCCAtcgccttgtggattaaaccttcaggtcaaaggctccgtgtgtggccctctaagaaaaccacctgttccgGTCTGgacactcgggcagtatcacagccctcatacaaatcaaatgagatttgtgcggcgcatatgtatctggtgcttccttgtaccaatatttatgtgtttaaataaaaaataaaatgaagaaatAGTTGGTATTTACCTTTGTTGTTTCAAATGTACCAAAACTTTCTTCTAAATCTGTGTACAACGACCAAAGACGCAAAGATTTATGAAGTCGTGCTTGAACAGGTTCGGAACGATCATAATAATCGACTTTACGTGATGGTGCAGTAGTAGCTTTCCCTAATAAACGAAGTGCTGCTTCAGGTTGACTGATTTTTAAGAGGGGAAAGAgacaataataattggttttatTATTGCTAATATAAATAACGTATGTAATAAGTAGTAAAAATGAATACAATCAACGCTTTAAGTACCGAAAGATTAGAGATGAAGTTGGGTGTAAGATATTAGGTGACAAATTCCAATTTGACTGATGGCAAGGCCTTAAAGCTCTTCACCATTTAAGATCATtgttttttattgagatcatgaaccgattgatgtaagaacactatggaaaacctggaagcacaggacggccgtCTTTTCCTGTttcgggactcttcagcagtgtgcgtTCACGGTcccgctcgcgggattcgaacccagggttTTCAAttttcgcgcgcgaacgcttaacccagcggttttaatgtctaacatcaactaATCTACGAAACCGCGCGATCAACTTCCAATGTACTAAGGTAGATACCTGTTTGTACCTGACACGGATctgctccactggtcacggcttctcactagaactccgagaattccctCACGAAGCTAGTCGAAGTGGTGGTGTTCTAGCATCAATCGGTTTATGACCTCAATCAAAaacaataatctccacaaccccatactgagaTGATTGTGCTCATGAACTATATGTACTTAGTCACAGCCTTCCCTAGCTGGGATTGAAGCGTCCTTATATAACTCTACTAGGTACATCTATccttgtttaaataagtaaatagtcTGGTAAACAAGTATATAATAATTTAGATTCtgttaattattttgtatttgttcAGATTATTTGTTAACTTTTCGTCTATATATATTTTATGTGTGCATGTCTGTTTATCCAATATATTATCTATTAAGTTTTCCAATAAACTTATGTAATAATCCAAATACTGATTGATAAGTCTGTTAATCCAAAAAACACCGCGCAGCCAACTGTCAATTTAGTTCTCTCACCCTACCATTTTGACTGTTGGGTtagtctagcaaccaaaggacgggtttactgtgcagcagttcgctccgtcctactttatggcagtgaaacatggccaataagagtagaggatattcgtaggctactagtgttcgatcataggtgtcttcgaaggattgctcgtatatcctgggaccaccgggtaagtaattttagttgttaggaaacgggtactaggtaaggatggcaaatcgattgatgaagtagtgaatcttcatcagttgagatggctgggacatgtgttacgaatgcccaaccaccgactgccccgacgtgcaatgtttcatggtgtaggagtaggttggaagaaagttaggggtggccagaccaaaacgtggcacaaatcaatgaagtcattgacaattggactgagccatgttggtaggtgtagactacctggttgggattcgcgagatgacagcaaccgatggttagagaccttgaatgacatggctcaaaatcgtttgcaatggcgaaggtgcatccactctttgtgttctaccaaattctaatcttctgaattcctcatgtctttatctttttctctttccaaatttatttcactgtactatactccttcaataatttcttcaaaccctaatcttttggatttctgattatactcctactacttctaccactatgggatttgaatcgacaactgcatctctgtgctaatgtggtatggcaactcgaactgatgcacgtacgtacgaagttctacgttgtgactgactgactgactagtcTACAAACAACACACCAAGTGATACTCAGTAAATAGAACGAAGGTTaaagacacagtgacacgataatctattctaatccgttgtctcAGGCCtcgctaactagagtgagaagtccaagttggaagtttttttctggttagcgttttttagcgagttgattttctacgggatggggtcgctaaccccatgcccaaccctcctcctttacccgggcttgggaccggcagtaacccccagaggagctacaggcggagttcaagTTGGAAGTAGGGaagatatattccgtaagcagccagaagcacaagcaatTAAAACAGGTACGAATCAAACGTATATGTACAACATAAGATTGTCCTTGGGAAAcacgttacaaaatagcatactaaaagattAAACGGatcaatagcgtttaagattttcCCAAGCGGGAAATACAacttgaaggtgaaaagagcgcttttggtgCGAAAACAAGGagattcaaattttcaaaataaaattacaaaaacaagTCATCCCCAACAAGACATATCCATGTTCTCTCTCTCATTATAATTAATACTGAAATTACTTCGAACCGCGTTGTCACTTATCTTATCATAGCAATTTTAGTCAACTCACATTTATGCCAAGCTATACATTGATCATGACTTATGACTGAGGTAAAAGAGGTGAACGCATCCAGACATATATTTATGACAACTTAGGTATCTGGCTAAAATTTctgaaatataatatatttttgtaacTGAGAAAATATCGCAACAGAAAGTGTTGGCCTATTTCAAATTTGTTTTTATAGAATTATTTAAAACTTTTGTACAGGATCATGTACTCAGCTCGAGTTACAAAATCGTATGTATGATGATTAGAAGTGATACCATCCGGTACCTTGAGAAGAAACTATTGAAACGAAAGTCAAACTTCCATTGTTTACATAACAAGAGCAGgaattataaagaaaaaaactgcTACGAAGTCGAAATAATAACAATGTCAGTGGTTGTCCTAAATGAAACAAAAATCatagcaaatgtccggcgctttaacagggttggtggacacgaaggatccacctagggaagttggaaaatcctcattccaaaccaatggtacacatgggctccaggatcctgagggaacaaatgaagtatgaaccaattgttcgtcaccggctaccatgggactgtatctccttacatTGCTCCAtcgccttgtggattaaaccttcaggtcaaaggctccgtgtgtggccctctaagaaaaccacctgttccgGTCTGgacactcgggcagtatcatagcccacacacaaatcaagtgactggTGTGgtacatatgtattcggtgcccctttgtaccaatgtttgtgtttaaataaataaatgaaacatgTGTTACGATCCCTTCCGGATGTTTATACAATTTTTATTTAGTGCAGTTAGTCAGTTGGGTTGTGAAAAGTCGAAGAAAATTCATAAAATCAGCGAATTTACGTACTATACATTCTACACAAACAGTTGTTTCTTTTAAACTGATAAAATTCTAGTCTAAGCAAATAGGATTTGGATCATATATCAATGAAATACAacataagaaagaaaaaaatagaacaaCATAGTTGATAATTTTGGAACTTACTCATGACGCATTTCCATTTCAGCCCATTCACACCATATAGCGGCTAAATCTTCAACATGCATAAAAGCAACACCAGTTGCTTTTTCAAGTACTACACGTGCATCATTTAACTGATTATGTTTTTCATATAAACGTGACAGACCAGTCCATAATGATGATGGACGGCCTGCTGTTGACTTAGCTTCAAAACAATAAAACAGTAAATTGTAATTAATACAAGACCAATCACTGTACACATGTAAATGTATAACAATATGTCTTGGTATTTTTCTAATCAACAGTGAAAGTTGAGTTAAAACTATCTTTTTATGACATAACTGGAGTAAGTATATGATGTACTCGTGTTAATCggtgataataaaaaaatatgagaAGCCAACGCGAGGATTCGTTGAACCAAAAACTAAGAAAGTCCAGAACTAACTACGTTCAATCCACCAGACATATCGTGTATAACAACTTCCATTTATTTGAATGGTCTAACTATTGAACAAATATTCATCAAGTATACACCGATATTTTATGTGGAGCCGACAAAATGATATGTACATCTTCACAAAAAGGTATGTATTCATACTACATTGGATCAAATCTCACTCATTCACCATACGTTTATGGAACAAGGTTGTATAAAAGTAGACGACAtgaagaaattttttttaaatgtttgactAGTACTGGGTTCTTAAAAAGGACATTAGGTATGTAATGTTCATACAGGATCTTATATAATATAAGTTAGTCCTTCGCTATGTAACTGCAAACTTTGAGTGATGGATGCTTAATTAAATCACTGATATTTTAAGTAATAGCTAACAGAATTAAAAATTGGCAACATATACCAAGGGTTCAAGAGACTAGATAATATTACTAGCTTCACAGGATTATATGTTATCAAAAGTTGAGTACACAAAACATGTACTAAGTAGATGTATCACAACAAGACGTGATTTGAATGTATGCTTAGTAATGGTTAATTGGGAAAAATCAACTAAAGATTCTTCATTAAAAGTGTTTACATCGATATTTTTGTAGCTGTTTTACGGCGTAAGTAATTACTACTCACCTGGATCAACCGATGTAATACCCTCCATGAATGCTGCAATTTGTTCACGTGCTCCTTGACTTTTCAATAATTCAACACGTTTCAACCAATCAGCTACGTTATGAGGATTTTGACGTAACAGGACACTATTTAAGAGTAATGGACGATGATCCATGAGAGACTCAAGACGTGCTAGATACAATTCGACATCCAACTCATCTGTGAAGAAAGCAATTTGTTACAAGAAGAGAAAGTGAATAAGGCAAACAATTGTAAATGCATTGAACTTAATAACAGAGCATACCTATAGTTTACAGTAGTCAGTTTATTAATTCTAAAAACGCACTTTAACAAGACAAGTTTGGGAAAAGATTGATAACATGGATATTTATGTCACGTTTTACGTTGATTGTAACTGATTGTAGTAAGTCCAAGTGCTCACAACTGATTGAATAACGTACGTAGATTCACTAGCGTACAAAAACCTCTAGGAAAAATATTGTTGACGCTATTAAGTGCGCATGTTGTCTAATAACTAGGTGCTTAATAGTGTGCTTCTCTGAGCCTATATGAAAAAGTCACTATATCTCTCATATAATTAATAAACCATGAAAAGGAAATAATAGAGGAGCGAATTTCAAACTATAATTAATATCTCACCATCTTCTGTAACATCAGATTGTTCCAAAGCAGCCATTTTTGCCTTTGCCATTGATTCTTCAAACTCCGCATATGCATCAAAAACTTGAGTGAAATCACGAACTGTTGAAACACTATTCAATGCTTCTGC harbors:
- a CDS encoding hcnp homolog, putative, which produces MDEEQVIVIDEQDRPFEEELIRNPHNVKSWLRYISMKAKSPPKVVYMLYERAVKQLPGSYKLWYRYLRLRRVHSRSLCPGSILHEETNNAHERALVTMHKMPRIWIDYLMFLMSQGLITRTRHAFDRALKALPITQHDRIWNLYLRFADRHGHKINETCVRIYRRYVKFAPDDMERFVNFLIQHGNANEAAVVLSEIINDDSFMSREGKSKFQLWNQLCNLLVKNPLKITSLKADPIIRQGIHRYTDQVGVLWNSLADYHIRCENLARARDVYAEALNSVSTVRDFTQVFDAYAEFEESMAKAKMAALEQSDVTEDDELDVELYLARLESLMDHRPLLLNSVLLRQNPHNVADWLKRVELLKSQGAREQIAAFMEGITSVDPAKSTAGRPSSLWTGLSRLYEKHNQLNDARVVLEKATGVAFMHVEDLAAIWCEWAEMEMRHDQPEAALRLLGKATTAPSRKVDYYDRSEPVQARLHKSLRLWSLYTDLEESFGTFETTKAAYDRMIDLRIATPQIIMNYALFLEELNYFEDAFKAYEKGVALFRWPNVYDIWATYLSKFIERYGGNKLERARDLFEQCLEKCPPKENYQFIVLFKFHPSTTTTTTTTTQSVSHNVELRTYVHQFELTYHVITEMQLSIQIT